The segment GCCCTTGGAGGGCGTTTTGTGCCGGCGGGGCCCAGTGGCGCACCGAGTCGCGGACGCCTGGATGTGCTGCCCACCGGTCGCAACTTTTTTTCAGTGGATGTGCGCAACCTGCCGACTACGACGGCCTGGCGTATCGGCTTTCAGTCGGCCAACCTGATTCTTGAGCGTCACTTGCAGGATCACGGCGACCACCTGCGCCAACTGGGCTTGTCGGTGTGGGGCACGGCGACCATGCGAACGGGCGGCGATGATATCGCCCAGGCCATGGCACTTATGGGCGTGCGCCCGGTATGGGCCACAGGCAGCCAGCGGGTGGATGACTTTGAAATCCTGCCGGTCAGCCTGCTGGACCGTCCACGGGTGGACGTGACCCTGCGGGTTTCGGGCTTCTTCCGGGATGCTTTTGCCAATCTGATTCGCCTGTTCGATGCCGCCGTGCAGGCCGTGGCGGCACTGGATGAGCCGGATGATCTGAACCCGCTGGCAGCCAAGGTGCGCAGTGAGCGTGAGCAGCTGGAGCGCGATGGACTCTCACCCGAACTGGCAGCGCGCCAGGCCGGCTGGCGGGTGTTTGGCGCCAAGCCCGGCGCCTATGGCGCCGGGGTGCAGAACGCAATTGACGGTCGTTTGTGGCAAAGCCGTGATGACCTGGCCCAGGTGTACCTCAACTGGGGCGGTTATGCCTATGGCGTGGCCGATGAAGGCACGGCGGCCCGCGGCCAGTTTGCCCAGCGTCTGGGGCAAATGCAGGCCGTGGTACAAAACCAGGACAATCGCGAACACGACCTGCTGGATTCCAATGATTACTACCAGTTCCAGGGCGGCATGCTGGCCGCTGTGGAGACGTTGCGCGGGGAGGCTGCAGCCAGCTATCACGGCGATCACAGCCAGCCGGACTTGCCGAAGATTCGCACCCTGAAGGAAGAGCTGAACCGGGTGATCCGCTCGCGGGCAGCCAATCCGAAATGGATCGACGGGGTCAAGCGCCACGGTTATAAAGGCGCGTTCGAAATGGCCGCGACCCTGGACAACCTGTTTGCGTTCGATGCCACCACGCATTTGATCGACGACCATCAATACGCCTTGCTGGCGGATGCCTACCTGCTGGACCCTGATACCCGCGAGTTTGTTCGCGAGCACAACCCGCACGCGTTGCGTGACATGACCGAGCGCTTGCTGGAGGCTCAGCAGCGCGGCCTTTGGAGTGAGCCCGGGGAATATCAGGCGGCGCTGGAAAATCTGCTGCTGGATATAGAAGAAGAGTGAAGGGCTTTTTGAAGTCGATCAACATTCTACGATTTGGAACCCGAAAACATGACTGACACCCCGCATTTCCCGTTATCGGCGGTGGTCGGCGCGGACTCGTTGAAGCTTGCGCTGTGCCTCACGGCCATCGACCCCAGGATTGGCGGCGTGCTGATCGAAGGTCCCCGTGGCATGGCCAAATCTACTCTGGCCCGTGGGCTGGCAGATCTGCTCGCCAGCGGCCAGTTCGTGACCCTGCCACTGGGTGCCACTGAAGAGCGTCTGGTCGGCACCCTCGATCTGGACGCCGCACTCGGGCAAGGCAAGGCGCAGTTTTCACCGGGTGTGTTGGCCAAGGCCGATGGCGGTGTGCTGTATGTCGACGAAGTGAATTTGCTCGCAGACCATTTGGTGGATGTGCTGCTGGATGTGGCTGCAAGCGGTACCAATGTGGTCGAGCGCGATGGCATCTCCCATCGCCATGCTGCGCGTTTTGTCCTGATCGGCACCATGAACCCGGAAGAGGGGGAGTTGCGTCCTCAACTGCTCGACCGCTTTGGGCTGAACGTGGTCATGAGCGGTCTGCCGCAACCGGCCGAAC is part of the Pseudomonas sp. ML2-2023-3 genome and harbors:
- a CDS encoding ATP-binding protein, with the translated sequence MTDTPHFPLSAVVGADSLKLALCLTAIDPRIGGVLIEGPRGMAKSTLARGLADLLASGQFVTLPLGATEERLVGTLDLDAALGQGKAQFSPGVLAKADGGVLYVDEVNLLADHLVDVLLDVAASGTNVVERDGISHRHAARFVLIGTMNPEEGELRPQLLDRFGLNVVMSGLPQPAERAHIIRRRLAFDADPQGFCAQWAEAQTALRQRCEHARGLLASIALDDQSLAVIAERCFAAAVDGMRADLVWLRAARAHAAWRGATAISLEDIDAVAEFALRHRRREQAGQAPTPEQPHSQPQSSTPSSGSGQGQWGELPAQAQAMGARREVPSWPKKS